One Setaria viridis chromosome 3, Setaria_viridis_v4.0, whole genome shotgun sequence DNA window includes the following coding sequences:
- the LOC117850804 gene encoding UPF0481 protein At3g47200: MPAMDGDDLTSQVNWVAWHLTQQLEEAAATEQHRIMVNTHPVSRVSRVPDHLRVHNRDAYTPGLVAIGPLHSKDAERRLRPGNQLKRTYLNSLISRGHPDASRHDVIQGYVRLVAARKHEAHAMYAAEDFDGITDVEFIQMLVLDGCFIIEHLVNVTTGKDEPLLHATPFGPVQLSVDLVLAENQIPFFVLVDLISSSRLPEFDSTGYDPPVLLMKLVLYYLGGERGRDMSEALPPAKDVCHILHVLHAMVVAARTRWEPPPRMQDSAPLEMMQEAARLLRRLPLLLLVPLLYPILPEERRWRASYGREDLPSASDLKRMWVRFKKVRGGSGSKAAAGIASVLGPVPLTVKLAHEDRLRLPQLRIEFRTAPLLLNLMAFEQSAEQRAGDVSAYVWLMAKLVQSAEDAGVLVAAEVVHGGTTGNESKEDVACFFRQMGSASEAAGELEKSYLRETLQKLRERSQDPLFMMWADVQRNYFTVPWAVVAEFVTFFTFISTILQTYGSFKH, encoded by the coding sequence ATGCCGGCGATGGACGGCGACGACCTCACGAGTCAAGTGAATTGGGTGGCGTGGCACCTGACGCAGCAGCTGGAGGAGGCTGCGGCGACGGAGCAGCACCGGATCATGGTGAACACCCACCCCGTGTCCCGCGTGTCCCGCGTCCCGGACCACCTCCGCGTCCATAACCGGGACGCCTACACGCCGGGGCTCGTCGCCATCGGCCCGCTCCACTCCAAGGACGccgagcgccgcctccgcccggggAACCAGCTCAAGAGGACCTACCTCAACAGCCTCATCTCCCGCGGCCACCCCGACGCCTCCCGCCACGACGTCATCCAGGGCTAcgtccgcctcgtcgccgcccgcaAGCACGAGGCCCACGCCATGTACGCCGCCGAGGACTTCGACGGCATCACCGACGTGGAGTTCATCCAGATGCTGGTACTCGACGGCTGCTTCATCATCGAGCACCTCGTCAACGTCACCACGGGCAAGGACGAGCCGTTGCTGCACGCCACGCCCTTCGGCCCCGTGCAGCTGTCGGTGGACCTCGTCCTCGCCGAGAACCAGATCCCAttcttcgtcctcgtcgaccTCATCAGCAGCTCCAGGCTGCCGGAGTTCGACTCCACGGGTTACGACCCGCCGGTCCTGCTAATGAAGCTGGTGCTCTACTACCTCGGCGGCGAGAGGGGCCGCGACATGAGCGAGGCACTCCCGCCGGCGAAGGACGTCTGCCACATCCTGCACGTGCTCCACGCCATGGTCGTCGCGGCGCGAACCAGgtgggagccgccgccgcggatgcAGGACAGCGCGCCTCTGGAGATGAtgcaggaggcggcgcggctgctccggcgcctcccgctgctgctcctcgtgCCTCTGCTGTACCCGATCCTGCCCGAGGAGCGCCGGTGGCGCGCGAGCTACGGCCGCGAGGACCTGCCGTCGGCGAGCGACCTGAAGCGGATGTGGGTGCGGTTCAAGAAGGTGcgcggcgggagcggcagcAAGGCCGCTGCCGGCATCGCGTCGGTGTTGGGCCCGGTGCCGCTGACCGTGAAGCTGGCGCACGAGGACCGACTTCGGCTGCCGCAGCTGCGGATCGAGTTCCGGACGGCGCCGCTTCTGCTGAACCTGATGGCGTTCGAGCAGTCGGCGGAGCAGCGCGCCGGGGACGTGTCGGCGTACGTGTGGCTCATGGCGAAGCTGGTGCAGTCGGCGGAGGACGCGGGGgtgctggtggcggcggaggtggtgcaCGGGGGCACGACGGGGAACGAGAGCAAGGAGGACGTGGCGTGCTTCTTCCGGCAGATGGGCTCGGCGAgcgaggcggcgggggagctggAGAAGAGCTACCTCAGGGAGACGCTGCAGAAGCTGCGGGAGCGGAGCCAGGACCCGCTCTTCATGATGTGGGCCGACGTGCAGCGCAACTACTTCACCGTGCCGTGGGCCGTCGTCGCCGAGTTCgtcaccttcttcaccttcatcTCGACCATACTGCAGACCTACGGATCCTTCAAGCACTGA
- the LOC117850805 gene encoding beta-carotene isomerase D27, chloroplastic isoform X1: MATPLATRGRLLASRGPPFHGASSSSSWPASSLLLGRRPSRRLRSSSPQVIYSADAAAAPGKGGEYRPSFADDLLLAFFRSKMVEEVGWDSEKPGYAGLMEVANRLMVKGKSALETEQAAVRVLQSLFPPLLLVLYKALLSPIANGQLAAMMLARATALSCQWLMGTCSVNSVTLPDGKSWSSGVFVEKCKYLEESKCLGICINTCKLPTQTFFKDHMGVDLYMEPNFEDYSCQFNFGVPPPPLDTDKALKEPCLDICTNARRRREIGRNSSPDELGCPQV, translated from the exons ATGGCGACGCCGCTCGCGACCCGCGGCCGCCTTCTCGCCTCCCGCGGCCCGCCGTTTcacggcgcctcctcctcctcctcgtggcCGGCCTCTTCTCTCCTGCTCGGTCGCCGGCCTAGCCGCCggctccgctcctcctcgccgcagGTGATTTATTCG GCTGATGCTGCGGCCGCGCCGGGGAAGGGCGGCGAGTACCGGCCCTCCTTCGCGGacgacctcctcctcgccttcttCCGGAGCAAGATGGTGGAG GAGGTTGGATGGGATTCGGAAAAGCCTGGGTATGCCGGGCTGATGGAGGTTGCCAATCGTCTCATGGTCAAGGGGAAGAGTGCTTTGGAGACTGAGCAAGCAGCT GTCCGAGTACTACAGTCATTGTTTCCGCCTCTATTGCTTGTCCTATACAAAGCCCTTTTATCGCCAATTGCTAATGGTCAACTAGCTGCCATGATGCTCG CTAGAGCGACAGCACTTTCATGCCAATGGTTAATGGGCACATGTTCAGTTAATTCTGTCACTCTTCCTGATGGAAAGTCTTGGTCAAGTGGG GTGTTCGTTGAGAAATGCAAATATCTGGAAGAGAGCAAATGCCTTGGTATTTGCATCAACACGTGCAAACTGCCAACTCAG ACTTTCTTCAAAGATCACATGGGCGTTGATTTATACATGGAGCCAAATTTTGAAGACTATAGCTGCCAG TTCAACTTTGGAGTGCCGCCTCCACCTCTTGATACTGACAAAGCCCTCAAGGAACCCTGCTTGGACATTTGCACAAATGCGAGGAGACGCAGGGAGATCGGCAGAAATAGTAGCCCGGATGAACTCGGTTGCCCCCAAGTTTGA
- the LOC117850805 gene encoding beta-carotene isomerase D27, chloroplastic isoform X2, translating to MATPLATRGRLLASRGPPFHGASSSSSWPASSLLLGRRPSRRLRSSSPQADAAAAPGKGGEYRPSFADDLLLAFFRSKMVEEVGWDSEKPGYAGLMEVANRLMVKGKSALETEQAAVRVLQSLFPPLLLVLYKALLSPIANGQLAAMMLARATALSCQWLMGTCSVNSVTLPDGKSWSSGVFVEKCKYLEESKCLGICINTCKLPTQTFFKDHMGVDLYMEPNFEDYSCQFNFGVPPPPLDTDKALKEPCLDICTNARRRREIGRNSSPDELGCPQV from the exons ATGGCGACGCCGCTCGCGACCCGCGGCCGCCTTCTCGCCTCCCGCGGCCCGCCGTTTcacggcgcctcctcctcctcctcgtggcCGGCCTCTTCTCTCCTGCTCGGTCGCCGGCCTAGCCGCCggctccgctcctcctcgccgcag GCTGATGCTGCGGCCGCGCCGGGGAAGGGCGGCGAGTACCGGCCCTCCTTCGCGGacgacctcctcctcgccttcttCCGGAGCAAGATGGTGGAG GAGGTTGGATGGGATTCGGAAAAGCCTGGGTATGCCGGGCTGATGGAGGTTGCCAATCGTCTCATGGTCAAGGGGAAGAGTGCTTTGGAGACTGAGCAAGCAGCT GTCCGAGTACTACAGTCATTGTTTCCGCCTCTATTGCTTGTCCTATACAAAGCCCTTTTATCGCCAATTGCTAATGGTCAACTAGCTGCCATGATGCTCG CTAGAGCGACAGCACTTTCATGCCAATGGTTAATGGGCACATGTTCAGTTAATTCTGTCACTCTTCCTGATGGAAAGTCTTGGTCAAGTGGG GTGTTCGTTGAGAAATGCAAATATCTGGAAGAGAGCAAATGCCTTGGTATTTGCATCAACACGTGCAAACTGCCAACTCAG ACTTTCTTCAAAGATCACATGGGCGTTGATTTATACATGGAGCCAAATTTTGAAGACTATAGCTGCCAG TTCAACTTTGGAGTGCCGCCTCCACCTCTTGATACTGACAAAGCCCTCAAGGAACCCTGCTTGGACATTTGCACAAATGCGAGGAGACGCAGGGAGATCGGCAGAAATAGTAGCCCGGATGAACTCGGTTGCCCCCAAGTTTGA
- the LOC117847438 gene encoding solute carrier family 40 member 3, chloroplastic — protein sequence MASPMSKLLTPPPSRTAATSRRLIPPRTSAAASFARSPTGRRAAATPYSLVSGRRFAASCASADRAGTTGLAPAAAAEELDDLPFVQLSSDILQTELSLLKDDDALAALQRSDGGGGRLLGETAAYPAAMTALYAACLAGNVTEQLWNFTWPAAIATLHPSLLPVAVLGFFTKLVVFAAGPLVGDLMSALPRIPAYRSLTVIQTAAHWVSAAMITYAFTLPRASTAPALLLQPWFAVLVASTAVDRLSCVSLGVIAERDFVVQLAGEGRPIALARANATLSRVDLLCETAGASIFAVLLSRSDPLTCIRLSCAISLCALPLLLFLGGAMNRLADGIFDHSASLGPLERSEHGSTHAASALSIRNKVEDAWATIRHGWTEYLRQPVLPASLAYVLVCFNVALAPGALMTTFLIHHGVSASVLGAFGGSSAVMGILATFMVPNLVKELGILKAGAAGLIAQSTLLGAAVLVFLTGPVSRQGTLFAFLGLIVASRLGHMAYSVIGLQVVQSGNPMGKAKLIGATEIAVASLAELTMMGVAVVARDAAHFGWLAALSAASVAAAACLFCSWLANPTDELKRLFPR from the exons atggcgtcgCCCATGTCCAAGCTGCTCACCCCGCCTCCatcccgcaccgccgccacgTCCCGACGCTTAATCCCTCCCCGCACGTCGGCGGCAGCATCCTTCGCGCGGAGCCCGACCGGCCGTCGAGCCGCGGCGACGCCGTACAG TTTAGTTTCAGGAAGGCGCTTCGCCGCGAGCTGTGCCTCCGCGGACCGCGCCGGCACGACgggcctcgcccccgccgccgccgccgaggagctcgACGACCTGCCGTTTGTCCAGCTGTCCTCGGACATCCTCCAGACGGAGCTGAGCCTGCTCAAGGATGACGACGCGCTCGCCGCCCTTCAGAGgagcgacggcggaggcggccgcctCTTGGGCGAAACCGCTGCTTACCCGGCTGCCATGACAGCGCTTTACGCGGCCTGCCTCGCCGGGAACGTGACCGAGCAGCTGTGGAACTTCACGTggcccgccgccatcgccacgcTCCACCCGAGCCTCCTCCCTGTCGCCGTCCTCGGCTTCTTCACCAAG CTCGTGGTGTTCGCGGCCGGCCCGCTGGTCGGAGATCTCATGAGCGCGCTACCTCGGATCCCCGCGTACCGATCGCTGACCGTGATCCAG ACCGCAGCGCATTGGGTTTCGGCCGCGATGATCACGTACGCGTTCACGCTTCCCCGGGCTtccacggcgccggcgctgctccTGCAGCCGTGGTTCGCGGTGCTGGTGGCGTCCACCGCCGTCGACCGGCTCTCCTGCGTCTCCCTCGGCGTAATCGCAGAGCGCGACTTCGTCGTGCAG CTAGCAGGGGAAGGCAGGCCGATCGCGCTGGCGCGGGCGAACGCGACGCTCAGCAGAGTCGACCTCCTCTGCGAG ACGGCAGGGGCGTCCATCTTCGCTGTCTTGCTCTCCAGGAGCGACCCCCTGACCTGCATCAGGCTCTCCTGCGCCATCTCGCTCTGTGCTCTGCCCCTTCTG TTATTTCTAGGTGGTGCAATGAATCGACTCGCTGATGGCATCTTCGATCACTCTGCTAGTCTGGGCCCGCTCGAGCGCTCTGAACATGGGAGCACGCACGCAGCTTCTGCTCTCAGCATCAGGAACAAAG TTGAAGATGCCTGGGCGACCATCAGGCACGGCTGGACGGAGTACCTACGACAGCCGGTCCTCCCGGCGAGCCTCGCCTACGTGCTCGTCTGCTTCAACGTCGCGCTCGCCCCCGGCGCTCTCATGACCACGTTCCTCATCCACCACG GTGTGAGCGCGTCGGTGCTCGGCGCGTTCGGCGGGTCGTCGGCGGTGATGGGGATCCTCGCGACGTTCATGGTCCCAAACCTTGTCAAGGAGCTGGGCATCCTCAAG GCCGGAGCTGCGGGGCTGATCGCTCAGAGCACGCTCCTCGGCGCGGCGGTCCTGGTCTTCCTCACCGGCCCCGTCTCACGGCAGGGCACCCTCTTTGCCTTCCTCGGTTTGATC GTGGCGTCGCGGCTGGGGCACATGGCGTACAGCGTGATCGGCCTGCAGGTGGTGCAGTCGGGGAACCCGATGGGGAAGGCGAAGCTCATCGGCGCCACAGAGATCGCCGTGGCCAGCCTCGCCGAGCTCACCATGATGGGCGTGGCCGTGGTAGCCAGGGATGCCGCGCACTTCGGCTGGCTGGCCGCGCTCTCGGCGGCGTcggtcgccgcggccgcctgccTGTTCTGCTCGTGGCTGGCAAACCCCACCGACGAGCTCAAGAGGCTCTTCCCACGCTGA
- the LOC117848148 gene encoding uncharacterized protein produces the protein MTGMAATAAHAHYLSPFASLFDDLGGHPNRSQPPPPAPAASLWPSIQPHCTGHPQHAGDAAAAGNDAAAGSKDDKPPAPAARPKSEREPRFAFMTRSEVDHLEDGYRWRKYGQKAVKNSPFPRSYYRCTSAVCGVRKRVERAADDPGVVVTTYVGKHAHPCPAPVTRAPAAAAAAAASGTRQVVRRDDAAGGCGQGGAVDWLA, from the exons ATGACGGGCATGGCGGCGACCGCAGCCCACGCCCACTACCTCTCTCCCTTCGCTTCCTTGTTCGACGACCTCGGCGGCCACCCCAACCGctcacagccgccgccgccagcaccagCAGCCTCCCTCTGGCCCTCGATCCAGCCCCACTGCACCGGTCACCCCCAACACGCAGGtgacgcagccgccgccggcaacgACGCCGCGGCCGGTAGTAAAGACGACAAgccccccgcgccggcggcgaggcccaaGAGCGAGCGCGAGCCGCGGTTCGCGTTCATGACGCGGAGCGAGGTGGACCACCTGGAGGACGGCTACCGGTGGCGCAAGTACGGCCAGAAGGCCGTCAAGAACAGCCCGTTCCCCAG GAGCTACTACCGGTGCACGAGCGCGGTGTGCGGGGTGAGGAAGCGGGTGGAGCGCGCGGCGGACGACCCGGGCGTCGTCGTCACCACCTACGTGGGCAAGCACGCGCACCCCTGCCCTGCGCCGGTGACAAGggcacctgccgccgccgccgccgccgccgccagtggtACAAGGCAGGTGGTACGCCGGGATGACGCAGCAGGTGGCTGCGGTCAAGGTGGAGCTGTGGACTGGTTAGCTTAG
- the LOC117850911 gene encoding cycloeucalenol cycloisomerase — MAAARRPAAGAKPRGGGGGAGRRSAWLAADGSKRWGEAFFLLYTPFWLTLCLGVVVPFKLYERFTELEYLILGLVSTVPAFLIPLFLVGKADSVRSLKDRYWVKANIWIIIFSYVGNYFWTHYFFTVLGASYTFPSWRMNNVPHTTFLLTHACFLFYHMASNMTLRRLRHSTAHLPQSIRWLFEAAWILALSYFIAYLETLAIANFPYYEFIDRDIMYKVGSLFYAIYFIVSFPMFSRIDEKDEKWNLSRVAVDSLGAAMLVTIILDLWRIFLGPIVPLPESRRCGQPGLAWFQSI; from the exons ATGGCAG ctgcgcggcggccggcggcgggggcgaagcccaggggcggcggcggaggcgcggggaggaggagcgcgtgGCTGGCCGCGGACGGGAGCAAGCGCTGGGGGGAGGCCTTCTTCCTGCTCTACACGCCCTTCTGGCTCACGCTCTgcctcggcgtcgtcgtcccctTCAAGCTCTACGAG AGGTTCACGGAGCTGGAGTACCTGATTCTTGGATTGGTGTCCACCGTGCCGGCGTTCCTCATCCCCCTCTTCCTCGTAGGGAAG GCAGATAGCGTTAGAAGTTTGAAAGATCGATACTGGGTCAAG GCTAATATTTGGATTATAATTTTTAGCTATGTTGGTAACTACTTCTGGACACATTACTTCTTCACAGTTCTGGGCGCTTCGTATACTTTTCCATCATGGCGGATGAATAAT GTACCCCATACGACGTTTCTCCTGACTCATGCTTGTTTCCTGTTCTATCATATGGCATCAAATATGACACTTCGTAGATTACGTCACTCCACAGCTCACTTGCCACAGTCTATTCGGTGGTTATTTGAAGCCGCATGGATTTTGGCGCTTTCATACTTCATAGCTTACTTGGAGACGCTAGCCATTGCAAAT TTCCCGTATTATGAATTCATTGATCGGGATATAATGTACAAAGTTGGTTCATTGTTCTACGCAATATACTTCATCGTCAGCTTCCCGATGTTTTCAAG GATTGATGAGAAAGATGAGAAGTGGAACCTGTCCAGGGTAGCTGTTGACTCTCTGGGTGCAGCGATGCTCGTTACGATAATACTCGACCTGTGGCGCATATTTTTGGGCCCAATAGTGCCCCTCCCCGAGTCGAGGCGGTGCGGTCAGCCGGGGCTCGCATGGTTCCAAAGCATCTGA
- the LOC117850575 gene encoding uncharacterized protein, with protein sequence MMEAKGDQDALLDLESGNGAAGSNNNSGVDASFSVGQGRTAPNGAWNGCVGANGCLKDDRNQHMDCSPPALDAVAKNGDDRKSEGEDKLGLLDSSGGEKAKKKRSKKPPRPPRPSTPTPLDVSDQKLLNELSELAMLKRARIERMKALKKMKNAKQGSSGGNLCPLIITIIFCVVILWQGFFSGHGSAVSFHGSPESSIRAHSSLISIRFYKKNHSNVRPPSVTTAAPDNVETVSSLVNHNQARRLSR encoded by the exons ATGATGGAGGCAAAGGGTGATCAGGATGCTTTGCTTGACCTGGAGAGTGGTAATGGTGCAGCAGGAAGCAATAATAACAGTGGTGTGGATGCCAGTTTTTCAGTGGGTCAAGGAAGAACAGCGCCAAATGGTGCATGGAATGGTTGCGTGGGTGCCAATGGATGTCTGAAGGATGACAGGAATCAGCACATGGATTGCTCCCCTCCTGCTTTAGATGCTGTTGCTAAAAACGGAGATGACAGAAAGTCTGAAGGGGAGGATAAGCTGGGCCTCCTGGACAGTTCAGGAGGGGAGAAAGCGAAGAAGAAGCGATCCAAAaagccgccgcggccaccaagGCCGTCGACACCTACACCATTGGATGTTTCCGACCAAAAGCTCCTCAACGAGCTGAGTGAACTTGCAATGTTGAAAAGGGCTAGGATTGAGCGAATGAAggcattgaagaagatgaagaatgCCAAACAAGGGTCATCAGGTGGCAACTTATGCCCGTTGATCATTACAATTATCTTCTGCGTCGTCATACTCTGGCAAG GTTTTTTCTCGGGACATGGTTCAGCCGTAAGCTTCCATGGATCTCCTGAATCATCAATCAGAGCACATAGCAGTCTTATCTCCATCAGGTTCTACAAGAAGAACCATTCCAATGTGAGACCACCCAGTGTGACCACTGCAGCTCCCGA TAATGTAGAAACGGTCTCGAGTCTGGTGAATCATAACCAAGCGAGAAGGTTGTCTCGATGA
- the LOC117848780 gene encoding uncharacterized protein, producing MVRSPAHSNGPHLRAMCSIKCRLLLRRLRCHRFSTTAAKSSLPRGNNAEELPRGAGPPPTPDATTDAARGHEAAIKRLAAAGDVDGVQLALQEMRLRGVPCTEGALVAAIGAFARAGAPDRALKTFYRAVHDLGCARPTAPRLYNHLIDALLRENMVAAVVPVYENMKKDCVQPNVFTYNLLVKALCQNDRVGAARRMLDEMARKGCPPDDVTHATIVSALCKHGRVDEAREVLAAAPPVCASYNAVVLALCREFRMQDVFLIVEEMVQRELHPSVITYTTIVDAFCKARELRSACAILARMVVTGCTPNVPTFTAMVKGLFDCGSLHDALRMWKWMVAEGWAPSTVSYNVLIRGLCSIGDLKGALSVLNSMEQHGCFPNVRTYSTLIDGFSKAGDLDGAMSIWNDMTGAGCKPNVVVYTNMVDVFCRKLMFDQAENLIDKMLFENCPPNAVTFNTLIRSLCGCGRVGRALGVFHEMRRHGCPPNDRTYNELLHGLFREGNCEDSLQMVIEMRNHGMELSLVTYNTVVSGLCQMKMSREAMLFLGRMIVQGIQPDAFTFNAMIYAYCKEGKIRMAAWMLGGMNAVNCPRNIVAYTILMAELCNQHRLEDAMVYLLKMLYEGIYPNTATWNVLVRGAFRNLGCIEPIDLVQHITRDLSAGT from the coding sequence ATGGTTCGCTCCCCCGCGCATTCGAACGGACCTCACCTGCGCGCCATGTGCTCGATCAAATGCCGCCTCCTTCTCAGGCGGCTCCGCTGCCACCGCTTCTCCACGACGGCGGCGAAATCTAGCCTCCCGCGGGGTAATAATGCAGAGGAGCTTCCTCGGGGGGCGGGTCCGCCTCCCACGCCGGACGCCACCACGGACGCAGCGAGAGGCCACGAGGCGGCGATCAAGCggctcgcggcggcgggcgacgtggACGGCGTGCAGCTGGCGCTGCAGGAGATGCGGCTGCGCGGGGTGCCCTGCACCGAGggcgccctcgtcgccgccatcgGCGCCTTCGCCCGCGCGGGGGCGCCCGACCGCGCGCTCAAGACGTTCTACCGCGCGGTCCACGACCTCGGCTGCGCGCGCCCCACCGCGCCGCGGCTCTACAACCACCTCATCGACGCGCTGCTCCGGGAGAACATGGTCGCGGCCGTCGTGCCGGTCTACGAGAACATGAAGAAGGACTGCGTCCAGCCCAACGTGTTCACCTACAACCTGTTGGTCAAGGCGCTGTGCCAGAACGACCGGGTCGGGGCCGCGCGCAGAATGCTCGACGAAATGGCCAGGAAGGGGTGTCCCCCGGACGACGTGACCCACGCCACCATCGTCTCCGCGCTGTGCAAGCATGGCAGGGTGGACGAGGCCAGAGAGGTGCTGGCTGCGGCCCCGCCCGTGTGCGCCTCGTACAATGCCGTCGTTCTAGCTCTCTGCAGAGAATTCAGGATGCAGGATGTGTTTCTGATTGTCGAGGAAATGGTTCAGAGGGAATTACATCCTAGTGTGATCACGTACACAACTATAGTCGACGCGTTCTGCAAGGCCAGGGAGCTGAGGAGTGCATGCGCCATTCTGGCTAGGATGGTGGTCACCGGTTGCACTCCAAATGTTCCGACATTCACAGCGATGGTGAAAGGTCTCTTCGATTGTGGAAGTTTACATGATGCACTCCGCATGTGGAAATGGATGGTGGCTGAAGGATGGGCACCATCGACAGTATCTTACAATGTTCTCATCCGTGGCCTTTGCAGCATTGGCGATCTCAAGGGAGCATTGTCTGTTCTCAACAGCATGGAGCAACATGGCTGTTTTCCTAATGTGAGGACCTACTCCACTCTTATCGATGGTTTCTCCAAAGCTGGGGACCTAGATGGTGCCATGTCAATATGGAATGACATGACAGGTGCTGGTTGCAAGCCAAATGTTGTTGTTTACACGAACATGGTGGATGTGTTTTGCAGGAAGTTGATGTTTGATCAGGCCGAGAATCTTATTGATAAGATGCTATTCGAAAATTGTCCTCCCAATGCAGTGACATTCAACACGTTGATCAGAAGTCTGTGCGGCTGTGGAAGAGTTGGGAGAGCTCTGGGTGTGTTCCATGAGATGAGAAGGCATGGATGCCCGCCAAATGATAGGACCTATAATGAGTTGCTCCATGGTCTTTTTAGAGAGGGAAACTGTGAAGACTCTCTTCAAATGGTGATTGAGATGCGAAACCATGGCATGGAGTTGAGTCTAGTAACATACAACACTGTAGTAAGTGGTCTCTGTCAGATGAAAATGAGCAGAGAAGCTATGCTATTTCTGGGGAGAATGATAGTTCAAGGAATCCAACCAGATGCATTTACTTTCAATGCAATGATTTATGCTTACTGCAAGGAAGGGAAAATCAGGATGGCAGCTTGGATGTTAGGTGGGATGAATGCAGTGAACTGCCCTCGGAACATAGTTGCATACACTATTCTGATGGCAGAGCTTTGCAATCAGCATAGGCTGGAAGATGCCATGGTGTATCTACTAAAGATGTTATATGAAGGTATATATCCAAATACGGCAACATGGAATGTGTTGGTCCGTGGAGCTTTTAGAAACCTTGGCTGCATTGAACCAATTGATTTAGTCCAGCATATTACCAGAGACTTGTCAGCAGGGACCTAA